In a single window of the Methylococcus sp. Mc7 genome:
- the yacG gene encoding DNA gyrase inhibitor YacG encodes MSRVYTVVRCPRCGKPVPWTEGQKFKPFCSERCRLIDLGGWANEDYAIPGEPADTGEPSEDRNGGEEPPAG; translated from the coding sequence ATGTCGCGCGTTTACACCGTCGTGCGTTGCCCCCGATGCGGCAAGCCGGTGCCCTGGACCGAGGGGCAGAAGTTCAAGCCGTTTTGCAGCGAACGCTGCCGGCTGATCGATCTGGGCGGCTGGGCCAACGAGGACTACGCCATTCCCGGAGAACCGGCCGACACCGGGGAGCCGTCCGAAGATCGGAACGGCGGGGAAGAGCCTCCCGCCGGCTGA
- the cysG gene encoding siroheme synthase CysG, whose translation MDYLPIFLKLRDTPCLIVGGGEVAVRKLGLLLDAGAEVTVIASAADEAIVELAGRGLVRLRAKAFEAADSEGFRLVIAATDDREVNASVAAAANRRGIPVNVVDCPDLCDFIFPAIIDRSPVVIAVSTGGASPVLARQLRTRIEACIPSRFGTLARIAAGLRERVRQAIPEPRARRHFWERTLQGPAGELALQGREEEAESLLLGEADAATRQDVPERGSVALVGAGPGDPDLLTLRALRLVQEADVVVYDRLVSPEILELVRRDARRVYAGKERSRHSIPQDSLNELLANLAAEGNRVVRLKGGDPFIFGRGGEEIETLMARGIPFQVVPGITAAAGCAAYAGIPLTHRDHAHACVFVAGHLKDGTLQGLDWPQLARPRQTVVVYMGLQGLPQICAELIRHGAPPSRPAALVQQGTTRDQKVVTATLETLPARVADAEVKAPTLVIIGEVVKLREKLSWYRSRHGEEGAAGNGR comes from the coding sequence ATGGATTACCTCCCGATTTTCCTGAAGCTTCGCGACACCCCCTGCCTGATCGTGGGAGGCGGCGAAGTCGCCGTCCGCAAGCTCGGCCTGCTACTCGATGCGGGTGCGGAGGTCACCGTGATCGCCTCCGCCGCCGACGAGGCCATCGTCGAACTTGCCGGCCGCGGCCTCGTCCGGCTGCGCGCGAAAGCCTTCGAGGCGGCCGACAGCGAAGGTTTTCGGCTGGTCATCGCGGCAACCGACGATCGCGAGGTCAACGCGAGCGTCGCAGCCGCCGCCAACCGGCGTGGCATCCCGGTCAACGTGGTCGATTGCCCCGATCTGTGCGACTTCATCTTCCCGGCCATCATCGACCGCTCCCCGGTGGTGATCGCGGTATCCACAGGAGGCGCCTCACCCGTCCTGGCCCGGCAACTTCGGACCCGCATCGAGGCTTGTATTCCGTCCCGTTTCGGTACTCTGGCCCGGATCGCTGCCGGCTTGCGGGAACGGGTCAGGCAGGCGATTCCCGAACCGCGCGCCCGCCGGCATTTCTGGGAGCGGACACTGCAAGGACCGGCCGGTGAGCTGGCGCTGCAGGGGCGCGAGGAGGAAGCCGAGAGCCTGCTACTGGGAGAAGCGGACGCCGCCACCCGGCAAGACGTGCCGGAGCGGGGATCGGTCGCGCTGGTCGGCGCGGGCCCCGGCGATCCGGACCTTTTGACCCTGCGCGCCTTGCGCCTGGTCCAGGAGGCCGACGTCGTCGTCTACGACCGTCTGGTCTCGCCCGAGATACTGGAGCTGGTGCGCCGGGACGCACGGCGCGTCTATGCGGGCAAGGAACGCAGCCGCCATAGCATTCCCCAGGACAGCCTCAACGAGCTGCTGGCAAATCTGGCCGCGGAAGGCAACCGCGTGGTCCGCCTCAAAGGCGGCGATCCGTTCATTTTCGGCCGGGGCGGCGAAGAGATCGAAACCCTGATGGCGCGCGGCATTCCATTCCAGGTAGTCCCAGGGATCACGGCGGCGGCAGGATGCGCCGCCTATGCCGGCATTCCCCTTACCCACCGCGACCATGCTCACGCCTGCGTGTTCGTCGCCGGCCACCTGAAGGATGGAACCCTGCAGGGCCTCGACTGGCCCCAGCTCGCCCGGCCCCGTCAGACCGTAGTGGTTTACATGGGCTTGCAGGGACTGCCCCAGATCTGTGCCGAACTGATCCGCCACGGCGCGCCGCCGTCCCGGCCGGCGGCGCTGGTCCAGCAAGGCACCACCCGCGACCAGAAGGTGGTGACCGCCACGCTGGAAACACTCCCCGCCCGGGTCGCGGACGCGGAGGTCAAGGCGCCCACCCTCGTCATCATCGGAGAGGTAGTGAAGTTGCGGGAAAAACTCAGTTGGTACCGCAGCCGGCACGGAGAGGAAGGAGCGGCCGGAAACGGCCGATAG
- a CDS encoding sulfurtransferase TusA family protein, translating to MMFIDQELDTSGLMCPLPLLRLKKALQLMGSGQTVRVRATDPASVLDFGVYLEQAGHDLVEYAEEAGAHLFLIRKG from the coding sequence ATGATGTTCATAGACCAGGAGCTGGATACCAGCGGACTGATGTGTCCGCTGCCGCTGCTGCGCCTGAAAAAAGCCCTGCAGCTCATGGGCAGCGGCCAGACCGTGCGTGTGCGGGCGACCGATCCCGCGTCCGTCCTCGATTTCGGAGTCTATCTCGAACAGGCGGGCCATGATCTCGTCGAATATGCCGAAGAGGCCGGGGCGCACCTCTTCCTGATCCGGAAAGGCTGA
- a CDS encoding HAD family phosphatase has product MTLAIFDLDNTLLAGDSDYLWGRFLVDRGIVDPEAYEAANTRFYEAYKNGTLDIGEFLAFALRPLAENEPEQLFRWRESFVEEKILPIVQTAARELVERHRAAGHTLLVITATNRFVTEPIVRLYGIDNLIATEPEFREGRYTGGVEGIPSFHEGKVHRLSAWLADNDGYDLEDTWFYSDSHNDIPLLSRVAHPVAVDPDPALRRTAEERGWPVISLRAA; this is encoded by the coding sequence GTGACTCTGGCAATATTCGACCTCGACAACACGTTGCTCGCCGGCGACAGCGACTACCTTTGGGGCCGCTTCCTGGTGGACAGGGGCATCGTCGATCCGGAGGCCTATGAAGCGGCCAATACCCGATTCTACGAAGCATACAAGAACGGCACGCTGGATATCGGCGAATTCCTGGCGTTCGCCTTGCGGCCGCTGGCGGAAAACGAACCCGAGCAGTTGTTTCGCTGGCGCGAGTCGTTCGTCGAAGAAAAAATCCTGCCGATCGTGCAGACCGCGGCCCGGGAACTGGTCGAACGGCACCGTGCCGCCGGCCACACGCTGCTGGTCATCACTGCCACCAACCGTTTCGTGACCGAACCCATCGTGCGGCTGTACGGCATCGACAACCTCATCGCCACCGAGCCCGAGTTCCGCGAAGGCCGCTATACGGGCGGGGTCGAAGGCATCCCCTCCTTCCACGAGGGCAAGGTCCACCGGCTGTCGGCCTGGCTGGCGGACAACGATGGCTACGATCTGGAAGACACCTGGTTCTACAGCGATTCCCACAACGACATTCCCTTGCTCTCGCGCGTCGCCCATCCGGTGGCGGTGGATCCCGACCCTGCGCTGCGCCGCACGGCCGAGGAGCGGGGCTGGCCGGTCATCAGCCTGCGAGCGGCCTGA
- a CDS encoding RNA pyrophosphohydrolase, with the protein MIDAEGYRLNVGIILSNDEGRVFWARRAGMRSWQFPQGGIKVDEDPDAAMFRELYEEVGLERQYVEIIARTKGWLRYQLPERFIRRRSYPLCIGQKQIWYILRLTGAEANIRLDCSERPEFDRWCWVDYWHPLSDVVYFKREVYRQALSELQRALQAGRPASAQASSDAGGTATRQIPVSSEPSGPSSSQR; encoded by the coding sequence ATGATCGATGCCGAGGGCTATCGCCTGAATGTCGGCATCATCCTCAGCAACGACGAGGGCCGGGTGTTCTGGGCGCGCCGGGCGGGCATGCGTTCATGGCAGTTCCCCCAGGGGGGCATCAAGGTCGATGAAGACCCGGATGCCGCGATGTTCCGCGAGCTCTACGAGGAGGTCGGGCTGGAGCGCCAGTACGTCGAGATCATCGCCCGTACCAAGGGCTGGTTGCGCTACCAGCTTCCGGAGCGCTTCATCCGCCGCCGCTCCTATCCTCTTTGCATCGGCCAGAAGCAGATCTGGTACATCCTGCGTCTTACCGGTGCCGAAGCCAATATCCGATTGGACTGCTCCGAGCGCCCGGAGTTCGACCGCTGGTGCTGGGTCGATTATTGGCATCCCTTGAGCGACGTCGTCTACTTCAAACGGGAAGTCTACCGCCAGGCCTTGAGCGAACTGCAGCGGGCGTTGCAGGCAGGTCGGCCGGCGAGTGCTCAGGCGTCGTCCGACGCCGGCGGCACCGCGACCCGGCAGATCCCAGTTTCCAGCGAGCCCTCCGGCCCCAGCTCGAGCCAGCGGTAG
- the cpdA gene encoding 3',5'-cyclic-AMP phosphodiesterase, which yields MPDSGTLRLLQITDSHILPDPEARFYGIDSAASLRAVIDHANRDRFDLVLFTGDLAQEPSTESYRRLAELCAGLPAPCYWLPGNHDEPALARRILSQTPLLHEPVIRKGRWLIVCLDSTVPGSAGGSLSEERLDLLERALSGHPSLHTLIALHHHPVPSGSAWMDTMILDNAGEFFAVLGRHPQVRAVLHGHTHQVSDMEIEGKRMLGTPSTCIQFRPASRSFALDEERPGYRWLELGPEGSLETGICRVAVPPASDDA from the coding sequence ATGCCGGACTCAGGAACGCTGCGCCTCCTCCAGATCACCGATTCGCACATCCTGCCCGATCCGGAAGCCAGGTTTTACGGCATCGACAGCGCAGCCAGCCTGCGAGCCGTCATCGACCATGCGAACCGCGACCGCTTCGACCTGGTCCTGTTCACCGGCGATCTGGCGCAGGAGCCGTCGACGGAAAGCTACCGGCGTCTGGCCGAACTTTGTGCCGGCCTGCCGGCCCCCTGCTACTGGCTGCCGGGGAATCACGACGAACCCGCGCTCGCCCGCCGCATCCTGAGCCAAACGCCGCTGCTGCACGAACCCGTGATCCGGAAGGGCCGCTGGCTCATCGTCTGCCTGGACAGCACCGTGCCCGGCTCCGCCGGCGGCTCCTTGTCGGAAGAACGGCTCGACCTGCTGGAACGGGCGCTGAGCGGCCATCCGTCGCTCCACACCCTCATCGCCCTGCACCATCATCCCGTCCCCTCAGGGAGCGCCTGGATGGACACGATGATCCTGGACAATGCCGGCGAGTTTTTCGCCGTGCTGGGCCGGCACCCTCAGGTGAGGGCCGTCCTGCACGGCCACACGCACCAGGTTTCGGACATGGAAATCGAGGGAAAGCGCATGCTCGGCACGCCCTCGACCTGCATCCAGTTCCGGCCCGCCAGCCGGAGCTTCGCACTGGACGAGGAACGGCCGGGCTACCGCTGGCTCGAGCTGGGGCCGGAGGGCTCGCTGGAAACTGGGATCTGCCGGGTCGCGGTGCCGCCGGCGTCGGACGACGCCTGA
- the argA gene encoding amino-acid N-acetyltransferase: protein MNSGIAPQTFVRWFRGAAPYIHAHRNRTFVVSFGGEALTEGRFAELVHDFALLHSLGIKLVLVHGTRPQVERRLRGRGAELRYHRGLRITDAAALECVQEAAGAVRVEIEALLSMGAANSPMAGARIRVASGNFVVAKPLGVRDGVDFGYTGDVRRVDAGAMRRLLDEGSIVLVSPLGYSPTGDIFNLSAEEVATAVAGALGADKLLLLMEQPCAGPDGRMIHQITVQEAERLLERAGSLESGVAAHLAAAIKACRSGVARAHLLDRHIDGALLLELFTRDGVGTLVSANPFEELRPARINDVVGILDLIRPLEQTGALVNRSRERLETEIEDYVVIERDGLIVGCAALHEFPAEALGEFACLALHPDYRGESRGERLLEFVEQRARKLGLTRLFALTTQAMQWFRERGFEPASAADLPAQRRASYSPERNSQVLIKTIRPAEIPRKS, encoded by the coding sequence ATGAATTCAGGCATCGCCCCCCAGACCTTCGTACGCTGGTTCCGCGGCGCCGCCCCTTACATCCATGCGCACCGGAACCGCACCTTCGTCGTCAGTTTCGGCGGCGAAGCCCTTACCGAGGGGCGCTTCGCCGAACTGGTCCACGACTTCGCCCTGCTCCACAGCTTAGGGATCAAGCTGGTGCTGGTGCACGGCACCCGCCCTCAGGTGGAGCGGCGCCTGCGTGGCCGCGGCGCGGAACTGCGCTACCACCGGGGCCTGCGGATCACGGACGCGGCCGCGCTGGAATGCGTGCAGGAGGCCGCCGGCGCCGTGCGGGTGGAGATCGAGGCCTTGCTGTCGATGGGCGCCGCCAATTCACCCATGGCCGGAGCGCGGATCCGGGTCGCTTCGGGCAACTTCGTGGTCGCCAAGCCCTTGGGCGTACGCGACGGCGTGGATTTCGGCTATACCGGCGACGTGCGCCGCGTCGACGCCGGCGCGATGCGCCGGCTGCTGGATGAAGGCAGCATCGTTCTGGTGTCTCCGCTCGGCTATTCGCCCACCGGGGATATCTTCAATCTCAGCGCCGAGGAGGTGGCAACCGCCGTGGCCGGCGCCCTTGGCGCCGACAAGCTCCTGTTGCTGATGGAACAGCCCTGCGCCGGCCCCGACGGCCGGATGATCCACCAGATCACGGTGCAGGAGGCCGAGCGCCTGCTGGAACGGGCCGGTTCGCTGGAATCAGGCGTGGCCGCGCACCTGGCCGCCGCCATCAAGGCCTGCCGGTCCGGCGTGGCCCGCGCCCATCTACTCGATCGCCACATCGACGGCGCCCTGCTGCTGGAGCTGTTCACCCGCGACGGCGTCGGCACCCTCGTCAGCGCCAATCCGTTCGAAGAATTGCGCCCGGCCCGCATCAACGACGTGGTCGGCATCCTGGACCTGATCCGGCCGCTCGAACAAACCGGCGCCCTGGTGAACCGCTCCCGCGAACGCCTGGAGACCGAAATCGAAGATTATGTCGTCATCGAGCGCGACGGACTGATCGTAGGCTGCGCCGCCCTGCACGAATTTCCGGCCGAGGCCCTGGGCGAATTCGCCTGCCTCGCCCTGCACCCCGATTACCGCGGCGAAAGCCGGGGCGAAAGGCTGCTGGAATTCGTCGAGCAGCGGGCGCGCAAGCTCGGCCTGACACGGCTCTTCGCGCTGACCACCCAGGCCATGCAGTGGTTCCGCGAACGTGGCTTCGAACCCGCCTCGGCCGCGGACCTGCCCGCGCAGCGGCGTGCGAGCTACAGCCCCGAACGCAATTCCCAGGTGCTGATCAAGACGATCAGACCGGCCGAAATTCCCAGGAAAAGCTGA
- the argE gene encoding acetylornithine deacetylase yields the protein MARRLPPLCEMVRALIARPSVSCTDPRFDQSNRAVVDLLAEWAEALGFRVAIQPLEHGKANLIASLGPEEGGEGLALSGHTDTVPCDPDRWHSDPFTAIEKEGRIYGLGSADMKSFFALALAAASEIDPTALRRPLLLVATADEESSMAGAKALLPEQLAPARCCVIGEPTGLKPIRMHKGVMMESIRVRGQAGHSSDPSLGANAIEGMHRVISELLAIREELQERYRNPAFAVPVPTLNLGAIHGGDNPNRICGHCELSIDLRPLPGMDIEDLRSLLKRRLGQALLASPRLELSVESLFGGVPAFETRADAGLVRCCEHLSHARAGAVSFGTEAPFLSRLGVETVVLGAGHIEQAHQPDEYLPLEHVEPATAILRGLIERYCIAPVPAP from the coding sequence ATGGCCCGGCGCCTACCGCCCCTGTGCGAGATGGTCCGGGCGCTGATCGCCCGGCCCTCGGTCAGTTGCACCGACCCACGCTTCGACCAGTCCAACCGGGCCGTGGTCGACCTGCTGGCCGAATGGGCCGAAGCGCTGGGCTTCCGCGTCGCAATCCAGCCTCTGGAGCACGGCAAGGCCAACCTGATCGCCAGCCTCGGGCCGGAGGAAGGCGGCGAAGGTCTGGCGCTGTCCGGCCATACCGACACGGTGCCCTGCGATCCCGACCGCTGGCACAGCGACCCGTTCACGGCGATCGAGAAGGAAGGGCGTATCTACGGGCTCGGCAGCGCCGACATGAAGTCCTTCTTCGCCCTGGCGCTGGCCGCCGCGAGTGAAATCGATCCAACCGCACTGCGAAGGCCCCTGCTGCTGGTCGCCACGGCGGACGAGGAGAGTTCCATGGCCGGCGCCAAGGCGCTCCTGCCGGAACAGCTCGCGCCGGCCCGCTGCTGCGTGATCGGGGAGCCTACCGGCCTCAAGCCCATCCGCATGCACAAGGGCGTCATGATGGAATCGATCCGCGTCCGCGGCCAGGCCGGGCACTCCAGCGATCCCTCCCTGGGTGCGAACGCCATCGAGGGCATGCACCGGGTGATTTCCGAACTGCTGGCCATCCGCGAGGAGCTGCAAGAGCGCTACCGCAATCCGGCCTTCGCCGTGCCGGTGCCGACCCTGAACCTCGGCGCCATCCACGGCGGCGACAACCCCAACCGCATCTGCGGCCATTGCGAGCTGAGCATCGACCTGCGGCCTTTGCCCGGCATGGACATCGAGGATCTCCGCAGCCTGCTGAAGCGGCGGCTGGGACAGGCCCTGCTTGCTTCGCCCCGGCTCGAGCTTTCCGTCGAATCCCTGTTCGGCGGCGTGCCGGCTTTCGAAACCCGGGCGGACGCCGGGCTGGTGCGCTGCTGCGAGCATCTGAGCCACGCCCGGGCCGGCGCGGTTTCCTTCGGTACCGAGGCCCCCTTCCTTTCCCGGCTCGGCGTGGAAACCGTGGTCCTGGGCGCCGGCCACATCGAGCAGGCCCATCAGCCCGACGAATACCTGCCGCTGGAACACGTCGAGCCGGCGACGGCGATTCTCCGCGGCCTCATCGAGCGCTACTGCATCGCGCCGGTTCCTGCGCCCTGA
- the ilvD gene encoding dihydroxy-acid dehydratase, with protein MTDKHPRPFSSQVVDGMERAPSRAMLHAVGFGDADFAKPQIGIASTWAMVTPCNMHINKLAEDAARGVDGSGGKAVIFNTITISDGISMGTEGMKYSLVSREVIADSIETVVGCQGYDGVVAIGGCDKNMPGCMIALARLNRPAVFVYGGTILPGCHGGKKLDVVSVFEAVGARANDRIDDAELHAIESKAIPGPGSCGGMYTANTMASAIEALGMSLPGSSAQVAISRDKELDCEHAGAQVLKLLDLGLKPRDIMTKPAFENAITVVIALGGSTNAVLHLLAMANACGVDLKLDDFTRIGRKVPMLADLKPSGRYSMAELVEIGGIQPLMKELLKAGLLHGDCITVTGKTLAENLAEAPDYPPGQDMIRPLDNPIKKDSHLVILRGNLAPAGAVAKITGKEGLSFTGTARVFDCEEQALKAILDGTVVKGDVIVIRYEGPKGGPGMREMLSPTSAVMGKGLGKEVALITDGRFSGGTHGFVVGHITPEAYTGGPLAVVLDGDTITIDAETRELTLHVADDEIGRRLAQWSQPAPRYTKGVLAKYAKLVSSASEGAVTDNDL; from the coding sequence ATGACCGACAAGCACCCCCGTCCCTTTTCGTCCCAGGTCGTCGACGGCATGGAGCGCGCGCCGAGCCGCGCCATGCTGCACGCCGTCGGCTTCGGCGATGCCGATTTCGCCAAGCCGCAGATCGGCATCGCCTCCACCTGGGCGATGGTGACGCCGTGCAACATGCACATCAACAAGCTGGCCGAGGATGCGGCGCGCGGCGTCGACGGCAGCGGCGGCAAAGCGGTGATCTTCAACACCATCACCATCTCGGACGGCATCTCCATGGGCACGGAGGGCATGAAGTACTCCCTGGTGTCGCGTGAAGTCATCGCCGACTCGATCGAAACGGTGGTCGGCTGCCAGGGTTATGACGGGGTGGTCGCCATCGGCGGCTGCGACAAGAACATGCCCGGCTGCATGATCGCCCTGGCCCGCCTGAATCGTCCGGCGGTGTTCGTCTACGGCGGCACCATCCTGCCGGGTTGCCACGGCGGCAAGAAGCTGGACGTGGTGTCGGTGTTCGAGGCGGTCGGCGCCCGCGCCAACGACCGCATCGACGACGCCGAACTGCACGCCATCGAATCCAAGGCCATCCCCGGCCCCGGCTCCTGCGGCGGCATGTACACCGCCAACACCATGGCTTCCGCCATCGAGGCGCTGGGAATGAGCCTGCCGGGCAGCTCGGCGCAGGTGGCCATTTCCCGAGACAAGGAGCTGGACTGCGAACACGCCGGCGCGCAGGTGCTCAAGCTCTTGGACCTGGGGCTCAAACCCCGCGACATCATGACCAAGCCGGCGTTCGAGAACGCCATCACCGTGGTGATCGCCCTGGGCGGCTCCACCAACGCGGTGCTGCATCTGCTGGCCATGGCCAACGCCTGCGGCGTCGACCTGAAGCTCGACGATTTCACCCGCATCGGCCGGAAGGTGCCGATGCTGGCCGACCTGAAACCCAGCGGCAGATACTCCATGGCCGAACTGGTGGAAATCGGCGGCATTCAGCCGTTGATGAAGGAATTGCTCAAAGCCGGCCTGCTGCATGGCGACTGCATCACCGTGACCGGCAAGACCCTGGCGGAGAACCTGGCCGAAGCGCCCGACTACCCGCCCGGACAGGACATGATCCGGCCGCTGGACAACCCCATCAAGAAGGACAGCCATCTGGTGATCCTCAGGGGCAACCTGGCGCCGGCAGGCGCGGTCGCCAAGATCACCGGGAAGGAAGGACTGAGCTTCACCGGCACCGCCCGCGTGTTCGACTGCGAGGAACAGGCGCTCAAGGCCATCCTCGACGGCACGGTGGTTAAGGGCGACGTCATCGTCATCCGCTACGAAGGTCCCAAGGGCGGACCCGGCATGCGCGAGATGCTCTCGCCCACCTCGGCGGTCATGGGCAAGGGCCTGGGCAAAGAGGTCGCGCTCATCACCGACGGCCGCTTCTCCGGCGGCACCCACGGCTTCGTGGTCGGCCACATCACGCCGGAAGCCTACACCGGCGGGCCGCTGGCGGTCGTCCTGGACGGCGACACCATCACCATCGACGCCGAGACCCGCGAACTGACCCTGCACGTCGCCGACGACGAAATCGGACGGCGCCTGGCGCAGTGGAGCCAGCCGGCGCCGCGCTATACCAAAGGCGTGCTGGCCAAGTACGCCAAGCTGGTGAGCTCGGCCTCGGAAGGCGCCGTCACCGACAACGATCTCTAG
- a CDS encoding TIGR04211 family SH3 domain-containing protein: MKRTLACLLLAAASGASAAPERGRVPAESAPPPAQAPKPRGAQVVLLKDFNEVKQKNLELKQKLAELENQRKSLEAELADLRSGREAAESNSRNLGSENERLTAELASIRQTAANALQIEAERNHLRETLATVERDLEAKRLENQALAEDARQRWFLIGAGVLAGGFVLGLIVPQLGWRKRSSWDSF; the protein is encoded by the coding sequence ATGAAAAGAACCCTAGCCTGCCTTCTGCTTGCCGCGGCTTCGGGAGCGAGCGCCGCACCGGAACGCGGCCGTGTGCCGGCCGAGTCCGCCCCGCCGCCGGCCCAGGCCCCGAAACCGCGCGGCGCCCAGGTCGTTCTCCTGAAGGACTTCAACGAGGTAAAGCAGAAAAACCTCGAGCTCAAGCAGAAACTCGCCGAACTCGAAAACCAGCGCAAATCGCTCGAAGCCGAGCTCGCCGACCTGCGGTCCGGCCGGGAGGCGGCGGAATCGAACTCCCGCAATCTCGGCTCGGAAAACGAGCGTCTGACGGCGGAACTGGCCTCGATCCGACAGACCGCGGCCAACGCCCTTCAGATCGAAGCGGAACGCAACCATCTACGCGAAACGCTGGCGACAGTCGAGCGCGATCTCGAAGCCAAGCGCCTGGAAAACCAGGCGCTGGCGGAGGACGCCCGGCAACGCTGGTTCCTGATCGGCGCCGGCGTGCTGGCCGGCGGCTTCGTGCTGGGCCTGATCGTTCCACAGCTCGGCTGGCGCAAACGCAGCAGCTGGGACTCGTTCTGA
- the argF gene encoding ornithine carbamoyltransferase has protein sequence MKPRHLVTLRDLSSAEFRELIARAIELKARKETYEPLKNKVLGMVFEKSSTRTRVSFEVGMAQFGGSSIFLSPRDTQLGRGEPIEDSARVLSRMVDCVMLRTHSHRTVEIFAEYSRVPVINGLTDRFHPCQLLADMQTYFEHRGDIAGKTVAWIGDGNNMCQTYVHAAELLDFELRIACPPGYEPETELVEAAGKRVEVGQDVRTAVAGVDLVVTDVWASMGQESEQAERTGAFQSYQVDSSIMALARPDALFMHCLPAHRGEEVSAEVLEGPQSVVWDEAENRLHAQKALLEFLLAA, from the coding sequence ATGAAACCGCGTCATCTCGTCACCTTGCGCGACCTCAGTTCCGCCGAATTCCGGGAGCTGATCGCCCGCGCGATCGAACTCAAGGCACGGAAAGAAACCTACGAACCCCTGAAAAACAAGGTCCTGGGGATGGTGTTCGAAAAGTCCTCGACCCGTACCCGGGTGTCGTTCGAAGTCGGCATGGCCCAGTTCGGCGGCAGTTCCATCTTCCTGTCCCCGCGTGACACGCAGCTCGGACGCGGCGAGCCGATCGAGGATTCGGCACGGGTGCTGTCCCGCATGGTGGACTGCGTCATGCTCCGCACCCATTCGCACCGCACGGTGGAAATCTTTGCCGAGTACTCCAGGGTACCCGTCATCAACGGGCTCACCGACCGTTTCCATCCCTGCCAGCTTCTGGCGGACATGCAGACTTATTTCGAACACCGCGGGGACATCGCCGGCAAAACCGTCGCTTGGATCGGCGACGGCAACAATATGTGCCAAACCTACGTCCACGCCGCCGAACTGCTGGATTTCGAATTGCGCATCGCCTGCCCCCCGGGCTACGAACCCGAGACCGAGCTGGTCGAAGCGGCGGGAAAGCGCGTCGAGGTCGGCCAGGACGTCAGAACCGCGGTGGCCGGCGTCGATCTGGTCGTGACCGACGTCTGGGCCAGCATGGGACAGGAGAGCGAGCAGGCCGAGCGCACCGGCGCGTTCCAGAGCTACCAGGTGGATTCCTCCATCATGGCCCTGGCGCGCCCCGACGCGCTGTTCATGCACTGCCTCCCCGCCCATCGCGGCGAGGAAGTTTCCGCCGAGGTGCTGGAAGGTCCGCAGAGCGTGGTCTGGGACGAAGCCGAAAATCGGCTGCACGCCCAGAAAGCTTTGCTGGAATTTCTGCTGGCGGCTTGA